tttattcttttgtaatttttttaaaatacatGAGATTTTACAGGATTTCAggaaaacttcacaaaatcagcAAGACTTCGCTAGATTTTTATATCAACTCCGACAAAATCCACgaataattaaaattaatgaaaatcttttaaaatccaTGAATTATTTTCAATCATTTAAAGTCTGAAATGAATACACCCCATTAATCTTTCTTAATGAGTTTATCTTGACATATTAGATCAGttaaatttttttgaattttttccttttctttttctttcttaccGCTAAAAACCTCGTTAATCATTTAGCCAAAAATGACTGCTCAAGATTAAGATTTTGTTATAAGTAGCGGCTAAAATCTTCTTACAAGTAATTCTTGTCTTTATCTTTTTaattcttgttttattatttgtTTCCTTTACTTTGTTTTTTGAAAGTTCAATAACTTCTTAATTTGTAgtaatatttttgaataaaaaataacAACTTTTTTTAATAACACTTTAAAATCTGTTTGCAAGTGAATATACTAGGATTTCACTCTcatttttaatttgttttttgTGATCCCACCATCTTATTTCTTTATGATGTGTTCCGATCTTTTCCTGTGAATCTCTCTTTTTATGCCCCCCTTAATTTATAACTCCTGTACTATTCTTTTTTTCTAATATGCAGAAGTAGAACTCTTAACACCGGTAAGTAAAAAACTCCTATAATTTTCTAGAATCCATCTTTTACCAGTTTCATTCAGTACAGTAACATGCATAAACAGAAGCATTTACGTACAAAAAACACCATCAGAACAAATGTTTTTACTAATTTAAGACTTGCAAATTGCAATACTTGTTTCCTGCCACAAATACAATTTAGACATGAGTAATTGCAAAATACATATGGCCTAATGCCTATACTGAATGTAGAAATCAAGGTTGTTTACTAATGTACCTAGTTGTTCCAGAGTCACCGTCAAAATTGTCAATCATATATATTTAGCAATGTTTTAATCACTAATCATGATAATGACGATGAGCATAGTAGTAAATTATTCAAGAAATCCTGTTTTGCTTAAGATTGCATTTCTTACCCTCCTCAGATCTCTCCCTTTAAGAGTCCTCCCAGCTCCTTCACACACCGAAAACGAAGAAATCTGACTTGTTGCTAGCTTCTTGGCTATCCATTCATGCGGGGGTATCATATTGTCCTCGCCATCATCTTCATCGCTTTCCCAGTTGTCTCTTCTGAATTCGTGGTAGTCATTGTCGTCGTTATCATCATCATGATCAAGCCACAAGAATTTGTTGGTTGTCTTGTTGGAGACCTTGTTGCCATATATTTTTGACCAGTCTGGAATGTTTAATGGAGCTGACTGCTGGCAAATTTGAGTTACGGGTTCATTACAAGCACTGGTTTGCGTTCTTGGAATCATTTTGGCAGCGGTTGGAAGGCCATGAGGAGCATTATAAGTAGAGATATCCTTAGACTTACCAGCTCTAGAATTGATATATTTGCTTTCGCCAACAACACCCCAAACATCATTTTCTTGTAGCTCTTCATTCCTCGTGCTACTCCAGCCGCTATTACCCTGGCTATACAAGCTATACTTGCCTTCCATTAATCTCTTTCCTGTACTTGGACATGAAAACAACTGCGACAGGCACAACCTAGAACAAATTAAGTAGCTAAGATCAGAAGAGAATCCGAATTTACCTTTAGGTGGAATAGTCTAAAAGTTGTGGTCCTTTAGTTTTGTGCTAGAAATCAGACACAGAAAATAGAAATATGAGCAccagaaaatagagagaaaggAGCTAACAAAAAAGAACTTAGTTCTAGCTTTGCAAATAATATTTGTTGCTACCTGATATTATTGTTCTTGTGAGGTCACGGAGACAGCAGTTGGGAGAGATTCAAATCACGAAAATGAAAGGAGACCAGGCAATCAAGAAAAGAGTACTGATATTGCTTGCTACTGTCACTATAGATTCCTCAATTATGATTTCATCGGTCTTCGGAGGTTGTATTTTTTGCCCTGCTACCCTGACACTTGACAGAGATTGTTGACTATAATCAAATAACTGATTTTCCGACGAAAATTTACAAGTAAGAGCAagaataaaatcaaaattttcGACCTCCACCGAAACTATAAAGAAGAATGATGGAGAGAACCAAGAGACACTTGATTCAAGATTCAAAGTAGGTGCACTTTGTTGATCAAGTGGTGGTCTACAAGTGTTCATAtataaagagaaagaaattgCATTTGTGTAGGAATTATTAGAGCCCAACTATTTCATAGAATAATCTCTGTTTCATAATGCAACCTGACCGTATCTGGATACAGTTTATTCCAAAAATAATAGTAATATTAAAAAGTACTGTAGAGAAATAATTCAACTCAATCATGTGTTTTATGATCTTTCATGCTTGCTGCTATCGTAGTTTTAACCTTTAGAGAGGAAGCTACCTTATAACCAGGGTCCCTGCTTCTAGAAACAGCATTACTTTACTGCAAGGTGGCTCTTTGTGTATATTTACTTTACTGCAAGGTAGCtctgtgtgtatatgagtgtaagagagtgattaaccccaaaatcTTTCCTCCTTGAGTTATTTATAGCCCCATgatagggtttaggggttggtacctttaaatcgTTAGTTCTAGGAACGGAGGACACCTGACTGAGGTGGATGTCTTACACGTGTCAGGATGGGAATGATCGAAGAATGTTTTAAGGATTTCCTGGCACCTGCCTTGATTGTTCTCATGATCAATGACAGTTGTCTTCATCACGCGTATATGCATGTGTCACACGTGCCGGGGCTTCCAAAAATTGGGCCTCCGAGACTAGGTAGTCTGGACTGGTGGTGATATGCGGGACTGGATGGAGTTGAGAATCCGGGCCCAGTCCTTCTAGGAACCCTGTATAATATCACTAACCACAATCCCCGCAAGCAGTGCCGAGATCATTGCAGCTTTGTGACACCGAACACTGTAAAGCACATTCGCTCTCTTTTTCCTGTTTCCGCGGTAGAAACTTTACACATGACAAGCTCCTGATATAATTCTCAGAGCGAACAAAACATAACAGGCTGAAGCTCAAATACCTTGACAATTTCTGCAACTGCCTAAGAAAAAGAACAAACTGTACTTAAAAGTATTACAATGTATTACATGAACTACTGCCTAATATACACCTAATCATCCAACATGATGCAGACAAGAGTATGATAAAATATGGGAATTGAACATAGGAGTCCAATAATTAAAGAATCAGCACTTCTTTCCTGATTGCTCATGATCTTCATGAGAAATTCTTGGATCCTGCAACTGAAATCAAGCAATCATACGTGAGAACCTACTGAAATCAAAACTAAACTCAGGATGTTTCTGGCCTCTTTCTTGTTAGAGTTGTATGCAGACCAGTCATCATCTTAAATTTTTATTAAGAAATAACAACAGTTGAAGTAGGCCAATTTGTACTGGCGAACCAATATCAATAATGAGCATTATACTAAAGTCCACAACATCAGGACGTGCTTCAACATCTAATGTGCACAAGTTCAATTTTATATCCAATCCTCTGTACTTAAAGATAATGACAGCAAGTTTTATTACAGATATCCAATTATCCATTTATCTCCGAGTTTTCATCAGACTCATGGACGGGAACTCATAATActaaatgatgagaatagagcAAAAAGAATTAAACTTGCTAAAGATATGAGCAATATCATGCTCAATGTCAGATTTCCCCTTGATGAAAATTGATATCCAAGAAACACATGTTCAGACCTCTATCAcaaatatatatgaataatcacaaACTAAAACGAATAAGCCTCATATCCTAGTCATCACAAACTAATACAAATAATTACAAACAAATACAAATAAGCATTCATGTAGCGACAAGCATTAATACAAGCTCATATGACAGAAAAATAAACAATTGGAATATGCAAGCATGTTAAGTGTCAACCAATCATTGCATTGCAACACCAGATCCCTCTCCACCGTCACATACGAAACgggttaaatatcaagtaggTAACTTACGTCCAAATGTATCAAGTAAGTCACGgttacaaaactgactcaaatgagtcacccattaaaaaatttatattaaaaatatcacTTTATCCTTAGTCGAAATTTTTAAAgatattatatattgagtttgaCACATTTTTTATGTatgatattatattatattttttgtGAATGATATTAAAAATCTAATAATATTATCTAAATTAGTAGAGCTCGTAacctttcatttggatgtaatatcattcacAAAAAATGTgggaaactcaatatataatatttttaagaatttcaACTCACGATAAAGTGTTATTTTtcatataaatttttaaatgagtgacttatttgagtcagttttgtaacCGGTGACTCAATTAATATATTTGGACGCAGTAAGTGACTTGATATTTAGCCCCATACGAAACATGACAAGCCCCTCCATCTTTCCACATTTAGACTGAAATCAACCGGTGCACTTAGCACAAAAAAgtaatcaactaatctactttCTTAATTTGCGTTAAAAAACCCTTCCTATGTATTATTTCAAATACCCTCAACAACGCTTCCCCCGGAATCACCACTCTGAGATACCAAAAAACAATGCAGTTCAAATCACCACACATCTTTCAGCCATCTATCAAACACCTTCCGGGTACAAGACATTTCAACTACTTTCGaataaaaattttaaaagatGGCTTTGATGAAATTTTCCATGTTTATATGCCCTCAATTCAACAAAGAGTTGCAAAAATTTGTGAATACAAAGAATAGCAATCTGAATGAAATGGGTTAGTACAAATCTGGCTTTAAGCTTTGTTTAAGTTTTCGAGTAACAGAGTAATCTGATTTGTGGATTGTTTCTTGGCAGATTGGTTCATTGCTGCTGTATCTTAATTTGTTAATTTTTATACATATTAGTGGACAATATTAACGTGCTGCTAATATAATAGTGTGACAGCCAAAAAAAAGTTATTGGGCTAGTACAAAACTTCAATCGAGGTCATGTCAGAAAATGCACAAAATTTCCGTGTTTACAGCAAGTTGTATCTGATATCTTCAGCATTTGACAATTGACATCAATgttacagatttcggaaatcgAAATTATTCGGTTGAGGTATtgatttacgatttatcggacgatttttaaaaaatcggacGATTTATCGGGAATCGGTCAAATCGGATCAATATTTTGACTGATTTTTGAGCaatttatcggcgatttttgaaaaatcggaGATTGACATACATAATTATAAGAAATAGAAAATTGAAAGCTTTCCTCTGTCCTGAAATGGAGATATTACTAATTTTGCCGAAAATAAATACTCTGGCATTTCTAACTAAAGCCTTACATATAAAGATGCACACATGAATGATATGCGCATCTTAAGTAGCTCTTCTTTTTTTGATTGAAGGAGTAACACAAATCTGAATATCTAATACAAGTGCCGCTGCTTCAGTAGACTTGTACTGTGATGTTTCTCGATGAAGGTGTAGCACAAAAGTATTCGACACTTAATAGCGCCTCTGTGGTGGAGCTTCAGCAACACTCACCCGGATTTGTCTACCATCAAGGTCCTGCAGCATTGCAATTTGTTAGAGAAGTCATTATAAAGTAATCAAAGGCTTGTTGTACTACTACTCATTTGCACAAAATGAATGCAGTTCGGACTATAGTCCTTGCAAGCACCTAAAGTATCAATcttttacaataaagaacaataCCCAGAAAATAAAACACAAAACTGAGCAAGAACATAGATTAAAACTAACCTAAAGCATCAATattttacaataaagaacaaacCCCAGTAAAGAAACACAAAATTGAGCAAAAACATAGAGAAACAGTAAGCTAAACCATCAAActtttacaataaagaacaaaaCCCAGGAATAAAAACACAAAATTGAGCATGAACATTGAGTAAAAGTAAGCTAAAGCATCAATCTTTAACAATAAAGAACAAAACCCAGAAATACAAAACACGAAATTGAGCATGAACATAAAGAAAACTAACCTAAAGCATGAATCTTTCACAATAAAGAACAATACCCAGAAATAAAAACACAAAATTGAGCATGAACATAGAAACAAAGTAACCTAAAGCATCAATcttttacaataaagaacaaaaCCCAGAAATAAAAATCAAAACTTGAGCTGAATTATATAGTACCTCAACCATTTCGACAGTGCCAGCATTCCCAAACAAGTCAGCAAGAACTGCGCTATCGCAATTAAAAGGCAACTTACCAATAAACAATTTAAGGTCAGGTGAGAAGCTCCTGTTATcctcatcttcatcttcatcaaggTCAGGTAGTAACATCCTCATCAGCAGCTTTCAACTTATTACATATGAACTTAGCTATCTACACAGCTACAACTGAAACTAAACAGGCTGCAACTGCACAAGACTGTGATGTCTGTTAGACTGCAAGAAACTATCTTCCATCTAGGAATGTATAATACAGCAGAAGGGCGAAAGAGCAATAGACACATTATGAAGAAAAAAAGACTAACAATTACAATGAGATAAAGATAACTTCAGAAATAAATACAGTTTAATTACCGAGAAGAAATTTTGGTAGAAGGCATTGGCTACTCCAATTATGTTCACTACATGCAATTCCTATAAGATGATCATATGAAAGAATAAAAAACAAAGAACACTGATATTTAGGTCCTGTAATCATGTATTGAATTAACGCTTAGTGAAAGTAAGCCCAATATTTGTACCTGATATAAGTAGAACACTTCAGGTCACAACCAATCATGAGAATGAAGCCTGCTTACAAGCATTAAATAAAACTTCTCATCTAAAAAGACTAACTATTTAGCTTCTAGC
This sequence is a window from Apium graveolens cultivar Ventura chromosome 9, ASM990537v1, whole genome shotgun sequence. Protein-coding genes within it:
- the LOC141686971 gene encoding uncharacterized protein LOC141686971, which codes for MEGKYSLYSQGNSGWSSTRNEELQENDVWGVVGESKYINSRAGKSKDISTYNAPHGLPTAAKMIPRTQTSACNEPVTQICQQSAPLNIPDWSKIYGNKVSNKTTNKFLWLDHDDDNDDNDYHEFRRDNWESDEDDGEDNMIPPHEWIAKKLATSQISSFSVCEGAGRTLKGRDLRRVRNAILSKTGFLE